In one Desulfoferula mesophila genomic region, the following are encoded:
- the nrdD gene encoding anaerobic ribonucleoside-triphosphate reductase, with protein MAELKVVEGSKKDPILSSETTDMALFVRTSAEEMDSWDRARIEDALIRETQLDDITAKEIAAEVEEQIAAAGIKMVTAPLIRELVNTKLIERGLEEERLQHTRLGVPLYDVDNMLRLPNKENANVPHGPEATNLTLAESIKKEYALISVFGQDVGDAHMRGDLHLHDLGFVDRPYCSGQSLEYIKKYGLNLPASLALAKPAKHPEVLLAHMVKFAAALQSNFAGAIGWDAVNLFFAPYLEGLSDKAVKQLAQILIFEFSQQAVARGGQAIFTDINLYWEVPKHFEDVPAIGPNGEYTGKTYSEYEKEAQRFVWKLFEVYKEGDGAGRPFFFPKPLVHITEKFFQTEGHMDFLHHICDVAADKGNTYFVFDRGETAKISECCRLSFKLEKSDIDDAKTPWKMRYSALQNVTINLPRIAYEAAGDDTKLFQILRQRVKLAAKAHIEKKRFIERLLSFGNQGPLALLAMQLDGQPYLRMHRVTYLIGMVGLNEMVVEHLGQELHDSEEAMKFGLKVIAQMKYLCDEYAEREGMRFVLEQTPAESTAYRFAKLDLKNFPEKAKHAVKGDLFTGEVYYTNSTLFNVGSHTNPIERVKLEGRFHPLIEAGAITHVWLGEQRPSKESMANFVIKIFRETKNDQVAFSPEFSCCNNCQKNHRGLLDTCPNCGSDKMDHITRITGYFTRVSSWNKGKLGELRDRWRNQGFFSAPPQDEAKVG; from the coding sequence ATGGCCGAGCTAAAGGTAGTTGAAGGCAGCAAAAAGGATCCCATCCTCAGCTCCGAGACCACCGACATGGCCCTTTTTGTGCGCACCAGCGCCGAGGAGATGGACTCCTGGGACCGGGCGCGCATCGAGGACGCCCTGATCCGGGAAACCCAGCTTGACGACATCACCGCCAAGGAAATCGCCGCCGAGGTGGAAGAGCAGATCGCGGCGGCGGGCATCAAGATGGTCACCGCCCCCCTGATTCGTGAGTTGGTCAACACCAAGCTCATCGAGCGCGGCCTGGAAGAGGAGCGCCTGCAACACACCCGTTTGGGCGTGCCCCTGTACGACGTGGACAACATGCTGCGCCTGCCCAACAAGGAGAACGCCAACGTTCCCCACGGGCCCGAGGCCACCAACCTCACCCTGGCCGAGAGCATCAAGAAGGAATACGCCCTGATCAGCGTGTTCGGCCAGGACGTGGGCGACGCCCACATGCGCGGCGATCTGCACCTGCACGACTTGGGCTTCGTGGACCGGCCCTACTGCTCCGGCCAGAGCCTGGAATACATCAAGAAGTACGGGCTGAACCTGCCGGCCAGCCTGGCCCTGGCCAAGCCGGCCAAGCACCCCGAGGTGCTCTTGGCCCACATGGTCAAGTTCGCCGCCGCCCTGCAATCCAACTTCGCCGGGGCCATCGGCTGGGACGCGGTGAACCTGTTCTTCGCGCCCTACCTGGAAGGCCTGAGCGACAAGGCGGTCAAGCAGCTGGCCCAGATCCTCATCTTCGAGTTCAGCCAGCAGGCCGTGGCCCGCGGCGGCCAGGCCATCTTCACCGACATCAACCTGTACTGGGAAGTGCCCAAGCACTTCGAGGACGTGCCGGCCATCGGGCCCAACGGCGAATACACCGGCAAGACCTACTCCGAGTACGAAAAAGAGGCCCAGCGCTTCGTGTGGAAGCTCTTCGAGGTCTACAAGGAGGGCGACGGCGCCGGCCGCCCCTTCTTCTTCCCCAAGCCCCTGGTGCACATCACCGAGAAGTTCTTCCAGACCGAAGGCCACATGGACTTCCTGCACCACATCTGCGACGTGGCCGCCGACAAGGGCAACACCTACTTCGTCTTCGACCGGGGCGAGACCGCCAAGATATCGGAGTGCTGCCGCCTTTCCTTCAAGCTGGAAAAGAGCGACATCGACGACGCCAAGACCCCCTGGAAGATGCGCTACAGCGCCCTGCAGAACGTGACCATCAACCTGCCGCGCATCGCCTACGAGGCGGCCGGCGACGACACCAAGCTGTTCCAGATTCTGCGGCAGCGGGTCAAGCTGGCGGCCAAGGCCCACATAGAAAAGAAACGTTTTATCGAGCGCTTGCTCAGCTTCGGCAACCAGGGGCCCCTGGCCCTGCTGGCCATGCAGCTCGACGGCCAGCCCTACCTCAGGATGCACCGGGTCACCTACCTCATCGGCATGGTGGGGCTCAACGAGATGGTGGTGGAGCACCTGGGCCAGGAGCTGCACGATTCCGAGGAGGCCATGAAGTTCGGCCTCAAGGTCATCGCCCAGATGAAGTACCTGTGCGACGAATACGCCGAGCGCGAGGGCATGCGCTTCGTGCTGGAGCAAACTCCGGCCGAGTCCACCGCCTACCGCTTCGCCAAGCTGGATCTGAAGAACTTCCCGGAAAAGGCCAAGCACGCGGTCAAGGGCGATCTGTTCACCGGCGAGGTGTACTACACCAACTCCACCCTGTTCAACGTGGGCTCCCACACCAACCCCATCGAGCGGGTCAAGCTGGAAGGCCGCTTCCACCCCCTGATCGAGGCCGGGGCCATCACCCACGTGTGGCTGGGCGAGCAGCGCCCCTCCAAGGAGTCCATGGCCAACTTCGTCATCAAGATCTTCCGGGAGACCAAGAACGACCAGGTGGCCTTCAGCCCCGAGTTCTCCTGCTGCAACAACTGCCAGAAGAACCACCGGGGCCTGCTGGACACCTGCCCCAACTGCGGCAGCGACAAGATGGACCACATCACCCGCATCACCGGCTACTTCACCAGGGTATCCTCCTGGAACAAGGGCAAGCTGGGCGAGCTTCGGGACCGCTGGCGCAACCAGGGCTTCTTCAGCGCCCCGCCCCAGGACGAGGCCAAGGTCGGTTAG
- a CDS encoding APC family permease, translated as MASQGKKIGFWSAAAIGVGGMVGGGIFAVLGLSVQLARGGTPVAFAIAGLVALVTSYSYVKLSVRFPSRGGTVAFLDQAFGASYLPGSANVLLWLSYVVMLALYAYAFGSYGATFFPAAHQGLYKHLLISLAILGPTALNVASAKIIGRTEVYVVGLKLSILLFFLAVGWQGVDPARLAPATWVPAIPLVAGGMIIFVAYEGFELIANTGEDIKDPGRNLPRAFYAAVVFVILLYIAIAVVAVGGLPLAKLIAARDYALAEAARPFLGQGGFTMIAIAALLSTFSAINATLYGSARLSYTIAKEGELPAELEREIYGQPLEGLFITSGLALILANAADLSSISTLGSAGFLIVFALVNAANLRLAHETRAHRGMAALGLIGCLAALGAMIWQSVSDDPNRAWVLVGLLGGALALEGTYRLVGFKGPGKKPKV; from the coding sequence ATGGCCTCACAGGGCAAAAAAATCGGGTTTTGGTCGGCGGCGGCCATCGGGGTGGGCGGCATGGTGGGCGGCGGCATCTTCGCGGTGCTGGGCCTGTCGGTGCAGCTGGCCCGAGGCGGCACCCCGGTGGCCTTTGCCATCGCCGGGCTGGTGGCCTTGGTCACCTCCTACTCCTACGTCAAGCTATCGGTGCGCTTTCCCAGCCGGGGGGGCACGGTGGCCTTTTTGGATCAGGCCTTTGGCGCCTCCTACCTGCCCGGATCGGCGAATGTGCTTTTATGGCTTAGCTATGTGGTGATGCTCGCCCTGTACGCCTACGCCTTCGGCTCCTATGGGGCCACCTTTTTCCCCGCCGCCCACCAGGGCTTGTACAAGCATCTGCTCATCTCCCTGGCCATCCTGGGCCCCACCGCCCTCAACGTGGCCAGCGCCAAGATAATCGGGCGCACCGAGGTCTACGTGGTGGGGCTCAAGCTGTCCATCCTGCTGTTTTTCCTGGCCGTGGGCTGGCAGGGGGTGGACCCGGCCCGCCTGGCCCCGGCCACCTGGGTGCCGGCCATCCCCCTGGTGGCCGGAGGCATGATCATCTTCGTGGCCTACGAGGGCTTCGAGCTGATCGCCAACACCGGCGAGGACATAAAAGACCCGGGCCGCAACCTGCCCCGCGCCTTTTACGCGGCGGTGGTTTTCGTGATCCTGCTCTACATAGCCATCGCCGTGGTGGCGGTGGGCGGCCTGCCCCTGGCCAAGCTCATCGCCGCCCGCGACTACGCCCTGGCCGAGGCGGCCCGGCCCTTCCTGGGCCAAGGCGGCTTCACCATGATCGCCATCGCCGCCCTTTTGAGCACCTTCAGCGCCATCAACGCCACCCTCTACGGGTCGGCCCGCTTGAGCTACACCATCGCCAAGGAAGGCGAGCTGCCCGCCGAGCTGGAGCGCGAGATCTACGGCCAGCCCCTGGAGGGCCTGTTCATCACCTCCGGCCTGGCCCTGATCCTGGCCAACGCGGCGGACCTGAGCTCCATCTCCACCCTGGGCAGCGCGGGCTTCCTCATCGTCTTCGCCCTGGTCAACGCGGCCAACCTGCGCCTGGCCCACGAGACCCGGGCCCACCGGGGTATGGCCGCCCTGGGTCTGATCGGCTGCCTGGCCGCCCTGGGGGCCATGATCTGGCAGAGCGTGAGCGACGACCCCAACCGGGCCTGGGTGCTGGTGGGCCTGTTGGGCGGGGCCCTGGCCCTGGAGGGGACCTATCGCCTGGTGGGGTTCAAGGGGCCGGGCAAGAAACCCAAGGTTTAG
- a CDS encoding glycosyltransferase family 4 protein, with translation MRLLHLHERLSARGGAERHLISLLKHQQGAHQTLLAVGFDDGSLPVAEQELIGPWLRVKGLARRGLRKRGEAAACRGLAAVIAEFRPDLIHLHNLMDPALLELAASSAPTVMTVQDHRMFCPGRGKLTPDDRLCSAPLGRACLACFEQPDYGRRMLALTRRRLDALRGMGRILVLSRYMARELTLAGVEPERVRVLPPPVDLPPALPGAPRRHHLLAGRLVGRKGVGQALEATKMFRHGAPLRIAGDGPLAGELARAAMLSQGRLSFDGWADRARMNQLLAGALSLWLPSLWAEPWGIVGLEALARGVPVVGTAVGGVPEWLLDGEHGFLVPPGDPAALARAADRLAAQPEEARRMGRAGRAWVAENLRREDLMRRLGEIYREAGELPTA, from the coding sequence ATGCGGCTGCTGCACCTACATGAACGCCTCTCCGCCCGGGGCGGGGCGGAGCGCCACCTCATAAGCCTGCTCAAGCACCAGCAGGGGGCCCACCAGACCTTGTTGGCGGTGGGCTTTGACGACGGCTCGTTGCCGGTGGCCGAGCAAGAGCTGATCGGCCCCTGGCTACGGGTAAAGGGCCTAGCCCGCCGGGGCCTGCGAAAGCGGGGCGAGGCCGCCGCTTGCCGGGGTTTAGCCGCGGTCATCGCCGAGTTCCGGCCCGATCTCATCCATCTGCACAACCTCATGGACCCGGCGCTGTTGGAACTGGCCGCTTCGTCCGCGCCCACGGTGATGACCGTGCAGGACCACCGCATGTTCTGCCCCGGCCGGGGCAAGCTGACCCCGGACGACCGCCTGTGTAGCGCGCCCCTGGGCCGGGCCTGCCTGGCCTGCTTCGAGCAGCCCGACTACGGGCGGCGCATGCTGGCCCTCACCCGCCGCCGCCTGGACGCCCTGCGGGGCATGGGCCGCATCCTGGTGCTCAGCCGCTACATGGCCCGCGAACTGACCCTGGCCGGGGTGGAGCCGGAGCGGGTGCGGGTGTTGCCCCCGCCGGTGGACCTGCCCCCGGCCTTGCCCGGGGCACCCCGGCGCCATCACCTGCTGGCCGGGCGTCTGGTGGGGCGCAAGGGGGTGGGCCAGGCCCTGGAGGCCACGAAAATGTTCAGGCATGGCGCGCCGTTGCGCATCGCGGGCGACGGCCCCCTGGCCGGGGAGTTGGCCCGGGCGGCCATGCTTTCCCAGGGTAGGCTCTCCTTTGACGGCTGGGCCGATCGTGCTAGGATGAATCAGCTTTTGGCCGGGGCGCTGAGCCTGTGGCTGCCCAGCCTATGGGCGGAGCCCTGGGGTATCGTGGGCCTGGAGGCCCTGGCTCGCGGAGTGCCCGTGGTGGGCACGGCGGTGGGCGGAGTGCCGGAATGGCTCCTGGACGGTGAGCACGGTTTTTTGGTGCCCCCCGGCGACCCGGCGGCCCTGGCCCGGGCGGCCGACCGCCTGGCCGCCCAGCCGGAGGAGGCCCGGCGCATGGGCCGGGCGGGGCGGGCCTGGGTGGCCGAGAATTTGCGGCGGGAAGATTTGATGAGGCGTTTGGGGGAAATCTACCGGGAGGCCGGGGAGTTGCCTACGGCATGA
- a CDS encoding anaerobic ribonucleoside-triphosphate reductase activating protein — MPDGVSAARAPVPPVIKGFIETSFLDWRGLISAVLFLPGCNFACPYCHNFTLVSDPDSLMSLPLDSVLDRLRPFVGWIDGVVVSGGEPTLHPGLEELLGLIHQEGFQVKLDTNGYRPEVVKRVVEAGLVDMVAMDVKAPLEPLAYRRSCGKAIEVDQVTQSLAYLKSCGVAHEFRSTICPAWHGPAELERMAEAVEGCAAWTLQAMNPATAWNTEAVEGVTMFTPEELDELQRTVADPVCRN, encoded by the coding sequence ATGCCTGATGGCGTCTCCGCGGCCCGCGCCCCGGTTCCGCCGGTAATCAAGGGCTTCATCGAGACCAGTTTTCTGGACTGGCGGGGCCTGATTTCGGCGGTGCTGTTTTTGCCGGGCTGCAATTTCGCCTGCCCTTATTGCCACAACTTCACCCTGGTTTCCGACCCGGACAGCCTGATGAGCCTGCCGCTGGATAGTGTGCTGGACCGGCTCCGGCCGTTCGTGGGCTGGATCGACGGGGTGGTGGTTTCGGGCGGCGAGCCCACGCTGCATCCGGGCCTGGAAGAGCTTTTGGGCCTGATCCACCAGGAGGGCTTCCAGGTGAAGCTGGACACCAACGGCTATCGGCCGGAGGTGGTCAAGCGGGTGGTGGAGGCCGGTCTGGTGGACATGGTGGCCATGGACGTCAAGGCCCCGCTGGAGCCCCTGGCCTACCGCCGCAGTTGCGGCAAGGCCATCGAGGTGGACCAGGTGACCCAGAGCCTGGCCTATCTCAAGAGCTGCGGGGTGGCCCATGAGTTCCGCTCCACCATCTGTCCGGCCTGGCACGGCCCGGCCGAGTTGGAGCGCATGGCCGAGGCGGTGGAGGGCTGCGCGGCCTGGACCCTGCAGGCCATGAACCCGGCCACGGCCTGGAACACCGAGGCGGTGGAAGGGGTGACGATGTTCACTCCCGAGGAGTTGGACGAGTTGCAGCGCACCGTGGCCGATCCGGTTTGCCGTAACTGA
- the istB gene encoding IS21-like element helper ATPase IstB has translation MKDQDKPTVLLEYHLKKLKLPTILREYAAMAKVCSQDRSDYMTYLLRLTERELLDREKRAAERRIKQAAFPVIKTMDTFDFKAQPSINQQLVRELMRGEYIAKKENVLLIGNSGTGKTHLASAMAFAACAQGSKVKFYSATALVTELMECREERRLQRLQKQLQRLHLLVIDELGYVPFSKIGAQMLFEVVGRAYEQQSLMITTNLPFQQWTEVFGSERLTGALLDRLTHRCHIIEANGESYRLRQAKRRSQAKPKTN, from the coding sequence ATGAAGGACCAGGACAAACCCACCGTGCTCTTGGAGTACCACCTCAAAAAGCTGAAGCTGCCCACCATTCTCCGGGAATACGCGGCCATGGCCAAGGTCTGCAGCCAAGACCGCTCCGATTACATGACCTACCTGCTGCGCCTGACCGAGCGGGAGCTTCTGGACCGCGAGAAGCGGGCAGCCGAAAGGCGCATCAAGCAAGCCGCCTTTCCGGTGATCAAGACCATGGACACCTTTGATTTCAAGGCACAGCCCTCCATCAATCAGCAGTTGGTCAGGGAGCTGATGAGGGGCGAGTACATCGCCAAAAAGGAAAACGTGCTCCTGATCGGAAACTCCGGCACCGGCAAGACCCACCTGGCCAGCGCCATGGCCTTTGCGGCCTGCGCCCAGGGAAGCAAGGTGAAATTCTACAGCGCCACCGCCCTGGTCACAGAGCTCATGGAATGCCGCGAGGAAAGACGTCTGCAACGCCTGCAGAAACAGCTCCAGCGCCTACACCTGCTGGTCATCGATGAACTGGGCTATGTGCCCTTCTCCAAGATAGGCGCTCAAATGCTATTCGAGGTGGTGGGTAGGGCATATGAACAACAAAGCCTCATGATCACCACCAATCTCCCTTTCCAGCAATGGACGGAGGTCTTCGGCTCCGAAAGACTCACCGGTGCACTGCTGGACAGACTGACCCATAGGTGCCACATCATCGAGGCCAATGGAGAAAGCTACCGGCTCCGCCAAGCCAAAAGACGATCCCAGGCAAAGCCCAAAACCAACTAA
- a CDS encoding (Fe-S)-binding protein, which translates to MLLKSWQKRIFRPECNPGFESLHCVAHLDQDVGQALPYLNAHLGGHSYQTDPPAVTFKVHGRLITVHHDRIAINSLSDEAQADKILDWLQREINHAWDDRANIEPSTRCAPAPQPLAVLKLLPNKAGCGRCGRPTCLVFATLAVQGAVGASDCPELEPEARQALEKYLGEFSLDW; encoded by the coding sequence GTGTTACTCAAAAGCTGGCAAAAGCGCATCTTTCGCCCGGAGTGCAACCCCGGCTTCGAGTCGCTGCACTGCGTGGCCCATTTGGACCAGGACGTGGGCCAGGCCCTGCCTTATCTCAACGCCCACCTGGGTGGCCATTCCTATCAGACCGATCCCCCGGCGGTCACCTTCAAAGTGCACGGCCGGCTCATCACGGTGCACCACGACCGCATCGCCATCAATTCGCTGAGCGACGAGGCCCAGGCCGACAAGATCCTGGACTGGCTGCAACGCGAGATCAACCACGCCTGGGATGACCGCGCCAACATCGAGCCCTCCACCCGCTGCGCCCCCGCGCCCCAGCCTTTGGCGGTGCTCAAGCTGCTGCCCAACAAGGCGGGCTGCGGCCGTTGCGGCCGCCCCACCTGCCTGGTATTCGCCACCCTGGCCGTGCAGGGGGCGGTGGGGGCAAGCGATTGCCCCGAGCTGGAGCCCGAAGCGCGCCAGGCCCTGGAGAAATATCTGGGGGAGTTCAGCCTGGACTGGTAG
- a CDS encoding type II toxin-antitoxin system HicA family toxin, protein MSGWPSVSGKELIRALVRAGFEPSHQKGSHVVLRRVLAPHRRLTVPEHREMAKGTLSAIARESGLGPERLKHLLAEA, encoded by the coding sequence ATGAGCGGCTGGCCCAGTGTTTCGGGCAAGGAGCTCATCAGGGCCCTGGTCCGGGCGGGCTTTGAGCCCAGCCACCAAAAGGGCAGCCACGTGGTGTTAAGGCGCGTCCTGGCTCCCCACCGCCGGCTTACGGTGCCCGAGCACCGCGAGATGGCCAAGGGCACCCTGTCGGCCATCGCCAGGGAGAGCGGTTTGGGGCCGGAGCGCTTGAAACACCTGCTGGCCGAGGCCTAA
- a CDS encoding sigma-70 domain-containing protein, with product MEEKPVTKGGDQDLEQMRDRVAEAAARLYEKKGRSATVEEIAEASGLSVPVAYQFVKKPSDIMLLIMERLQAKFSKGVMTSVVEGAPALDRLLEAISQFYRVVETDAAKVTLVYRDSLTLDKTGRKRIMQLERDVVEVFKAILDDGVASGEFRVLDTDLAAYDMVMAGHSWALKRWHFKKRELAFDTFLARQQDLFAAMVRP from the coding sequence ATGGAAGAAAAGCCTGTGACCAAGGGCGGCGATCAGGATTTGGAGCAGATGCGCGACCGCGTGGCCGAGGCGGCGGCCCGGCTCTATGAAAAGAAGGGGCGCTCGGCCACGGTGGAGGAGATCGCCGAGGCCTCGGGCCTCAGCGTGCCGGTGGCCTATCAGTTCGTCAAGAAGCCTTCGGACATCATGCTGCTGATCATGGAGCGCCTGCAGGCCAAATTCAGCAAGGGAGTGATGACCAGCGTGGTGGAAGGGGCGCCGGCCTTGGACCGCCTGCTGGAGGCGATTTCCCAGTTCTACCGGGTGGTGGAGACCGACGCGGCCAAGGTGACCCTGGTCTACCGCGACTCGCTCACCCTGGACAAGACCGGCCGCAAGCGCATCATGCAACTGGAGCGCGACGTGGTGGAGGTGTTCAAGGCCATTTTGGACGACGGCGTGGCCTCCGGCGAGTTCCGGGTGCTGGACACCGACCTGGCCGCCTATGACATGGTCATGGCCGGGCATAGCTGGGCCCTCAAGCGCTGGCACTTCAAGAAGCGGGAGCTGGCCTTTGACACCTTCCTGGCCCGCCAGCAGGACCTGTTCGCGGCCATGGTCAGGCCTTAA
- a CDS encoding HAD family hydrolase, which translates to MNINGLIFDFDGTLAELNLDFGLMARRVEELARAEGFSGPWPSGYLLEALEVVSARLGDGFPGRAAQVIQAVELEAAGRAHLFPFTRPLLAQAKERGLSLGVVSRNCAAAIRLLLPEADRLDAFLPRERAPKPKPHPQQLWDACAVMGLEPGRAAMVGDHPTDMQAAVAAGCLAVGVTSGRVDEAGLRQAGAQVVLPDAGGILEALGKGL; encoded by the coding sequence ATGAACATCAATGGCCTCATCTTTGATTTCGACGGCACCCTGGCCGAGCTGAACCTGGACTTCGGGCTCATGGCCCGGCGGGTGGAGGAGTTGGCCCGCGCCGAGGGCTTCTCCGGCCCCTGGCCCTCGGGCTATCTGCTGGAGGCGCTGGAGGTGGTGAGCGCTCGCCTTGGCGACGGCTTCCCGGGCCGGGCGGCCCAGGTCATCCAGGCGGTGGAGCTGGAGGCCGCCGGACGGGCCCACCTGTTCCCCTTCACCCGGCCTCTCTTGGCCCAGGCCAAGGAGCGGGGCCTGTCCCTGGGGGTGGTCAGCCGCAACTGCGCCGCGGCCATCCGCCTGCTGTTGCCCGAGGCCGACCGCCTGGACGCCTTCCTGCCCCGCGAGCGGGCCCCCAAGCCCAAGCCCCATCCCCAGCAGCTCTGGGACGCCTGCGCGGTCATGGGCCTGGAGCCCGGCCGGGCGGCCATGGTGGGCGACCACCCCACCGACATGCAGGCCGCCGTGGCCGCCGGGTGCCTGGCCGTGGGGGTCACCAGCGGCCGGGTGGACGAGGCGGGGCTCAGACAAGCCGGGGCGCAGGTGGTGCTGCCGGACGCGGGGGGCATTTTGGAGGCGCTGGGAAAAGGGTTATGA
- a CDS encoding alpha/beta hydrolase family protein has protein sequence MYLQPIARRCAGWTGALLLAALLALGVGPAGAEQAGGQLDQQKKTYDAHRPYVTYHFKDAEMDFGLEWVLGSTSMGGCEIGEAFYAAGGIKDGDPASWQEQWEALAGRVEAKGREFLAAGHRISAREALIRATNYYRTALVSMMPDNPKFKQLGQRLRADFKQAAELFDPPMVYFEVTCDGAKLPGYYRPVAKDGKKRPTLIMIGGGETFAEELYTYIAPAAIKRGYNFLTVDLPGQGMLPLEGKFFRRDAEVPLVKVLDYALSRPEVDPARVAMYGISGGGYFVPRAASVDRRIKAAVLNSAVGDQYTLFKDMPNSKATPQEIAEWSPFKRATAGVVSWRWGLGATDIHGLAEANRGWTVDPAKVECPVLILIGAGEYANQTVKKQQQEFLAKLPNPNKKLVVTPEDLGASSHCIGENRSLMSEIVFNWLDDTFKE, from the coding sequence ATGTATTTACAACCAATTGCCAGGCGTTGCGCCGGATGGACCGGGGCGCTGCTGCTGGCGGCGCTCTTGGCCCTGGGGGTTGGCCCGGCCGGGGCGGAGCAGGCGGGCGGTCAACTGGACCAGCAAAAAAAGACCTACGACGCCCACCGGCCCTATGTCACCTATCATTTCAAGGACGCGGAGATGGACTTCGGCCTGGAATGGGTGCTGGGCAGCACCTCCATGGGCGGCTGCGAGATCGGCGAGGCCTTTTACGCGGCGGGGGGGATCAAGGACGGCGACCCGGCCAGTTGGCAGGAGCAGTGGGAGGCCCTGGCCGGGCGGGTGGAGGCCAAGGGGCGGGAGTTCCTGGCCGCCGGGCACCGGATCAGCGCCCGGGAGGCCCTGATCCGGGCCACCAACTATTACCGCACCGCCCTGGTGTCCATGATGCCCGACAACCCCAAGTTCAAACAGTTGGGACAACGCCTGCGGGCCGATTTCAAGCAGGCGGCCGAGCTGTTCGACCCGCCCATGGTCTACTTCGAGGTGACCTGCGACGGCGCCAAGCTGCCCGGCTATTACCGGCCGGTGGCAAAGGACGGCAAAAAGCGCCCCACCCTGATCATGATCGGCGGGGGGGAGACCTTTGCCGAGGAGCTCTACACCTACATCGCCCCGGCGGCGATCAAGCGGGGCTACAACTTCCTGACCGTGGATTTGCCGGGCCAGGGCATGCTGCCCCTGGAGGGCAAGTTCTTCAGGCGCGACGCCGAAGTGCCGCTGGTCAAGGTGCTGGACTACGCCCTGAGCCGCCCGGAGGTGGACCCGGCGCGGGTGGCCATGTACGGCATCAGCGGGGGCGGCTATTTCGTGCCCCGGGCCGCCTCGGTGGACCGGAGGATCAAGGCGGCGGTGTTGAACTCGGCGGTGGGCGACCAGTACACGCTGTTCAAGGACATGCCCAACTCCAAGGCCACGCCCCAGGAGATCGCGGAGTGGAGCCCCTTCAAGCGGGCCACCGCCGGGGTGGTGTCCTGGCGCTGGGGCCTGGGCGCCACGGACATCCACGGCTTGGCCGAGGCCAACCGGGGCTGGACCGTGGACCCGGCCAAGGTCGAGTGCCCGGTGCTGATCTTGATCGGCGCGGGGGAGTACGCCAACCAGACGGTGAAAAAGCAGCAGCAGGAGTTCCTGGCCAAGCTGCCCAACCCCAACAAAAAGCTGGTGGTGACTCCGGAAGACCTGGGGGCCTCGTCGCACTGCATCGGCGAGAACCGCAGCCTGATGAGCGAGATCGTGTTCAACTGGCTGGACGATACGTTCAAGGAGTAG
- a CDS encoding type II toxin-antitoxin system HicB family antitoxin: MHDLPLVLEQDEDGMWVACCPGLPGCISQGASEAAARANLAEAMAAFGECLAKHGESLADCLGGEGAQ, encoded by the coding sequence ATGCACGACTTGCCCTTGGTGTTGGAACAGGACGAAGACGGGATGTGGGTGGCCTGCTGCCCCGGCCTGCCCGGCTGCATCAGCCAGGGAGCCAGCGAGGCGGCGGCCCGGGCCAACCTGGCCGAGGCCATGGCCGCCTTTGGGGAGTGCCTGGCCAAGCACGGCGAAAGCCTGGCCGATTGCCTGGGCGGGGAGGGCGCTCAATGA
- a CDS encoding helix-turn-helix domain-containing protein, whose product MPKGSFSGASHDWARSLKQGKSVREVAEALGVSRSTA is encoded by the coding sequence CTGCCCAAGGGGTCGTTCTCCGGGGCGAGCCATGATTGGGCCAGGAGTTTAAAGCAAGGTAAAAGCGTCCGGGAGGTGGCCGAGGCCCTGGGGGTAAGTCGGAGCACCGCCTAG
- a CDS encoding universal stress protein codes for MSLYRHIVCCLDFSEHSTEAFDTALGLARDNQAQLSLLHVVHSGAPAVPGESPRSARRLSKDELKQRLGQEMRERYLEQTGGYPAQVRLRRGMPSIEILDELKESRADLVVLGAEGLSGVGLVLLGSTAERVSRRAPCACLVVRTRARE; via the coding sequence TTGAGCCTGTACCGCCACATCGTCTGCTGCCTGGACTTCAGCGAGCACTCCACGGAGGCCTTTGACACCGCCTTGGGGCTGGCCAGGGACAACCAGGCCCAACTTAGCCTGCTGCACGTGGTGCACTCCGGGGCTCCGGCGGTGCCCGGCGAAAGCCCCCGCTCCGCCCGCCGCCTGAGCAAGGACGAGCTCAAACAGCGCCTGGGCCAGGAAATGCGCGAGCGTTACCTGGAGCAGACCGGCGGCTACCCGGCCCAGGTGCGCCTTAGGCGGGGCATGCCCAGCATAGAGATACTGGACGAGCTTAAGGAGTCCCGGGCCGATTTGGTGGTGCTGGGAGCCGAGGGCCTCAGCGGGGTGGGGCTGGTGCTGTTGGGCTCCACCGCCGAGCGGGTGAGCCGCCGGGCCCCTTGCGCCTGCCTGGTGGTGCGCACCAGGGCCCGGGAATAG